The Neorhodopirellula lusitana genome contains a region encoding:
- a CDS encoding sulfatase family protein: MMNLKQLMIAAVLLLIAGPLQAAPMNVIIILTDDQGYEDLGCFGSTRIKTPNIDQMAAEGIKLTSFYTAASVCSPSRAALLTGRMPKRAGVPAVLFPYSQTGLPEDEITIAELLKTKDYATGIVGKWHLGHLPKYLPINQGFDSYFGLPYSNDMSIAKELAIASEPKLHRGWTMDQLNADVVQYQHDYKSMKNVMPLMRGQEVIEYPVDQSQLTKRYTEEAVQFIHQNRDHPFFLYLPHSMPHNPIHVSEAFDGVSGSGRYCDSIEEIDWSVGEIRKAVSKAGLDQHTFIVYCSDNGPANRRKSLRGSSAGPLRGFKFDTFEGGQRVPAVLWAPSVIPPGSVSNEILSTLDLLPTIAHYVDVAMPRDRVFDGYDISDVLEGKSKKSPRHEMYFYKANSEMIDGIRAGDWKYLKEGDRRPLKPTADQSANQPTRTKEPMLFHLNQDLGERTNLHRKYPEKVEELKRKMKAFDATIQ, from the coding sequence ATGATGAACTTGAAACAACTGATGATCGCGGCGGTCCTTTTATTGATTGCCGGCCCGCTTCAAGCTGCCCCAATGAACGTCATCATCATTTTGACAGATGATCAAGGATATGAAGACTTGGGTTGCTTTGGTTCCACGAGGATCAAGACACCAAACATTGATCAGATGGCCGCGGAAGGAATCAAGCTAACAAGTTTCTATACCGCCGCGTCGGTTTGCTCGCCATCACGTGCGGCGTTGCTAACCGGGCGGATGCCCAAGCGTGCTGGAGTGCCGGCGGTTTTGTTTCCCTATTCCCAAACAGGTTTGCCCGAAGACGAGATCACGATTGCTGAACTTTTGAAGACCAAGGATTATGCGACCGGGATCGTCGGAAAGTGGCATTTAGGCCATCTGCCAAAGTACTTGCCAATCAACCAAGGATTCGACTCTTACTTTGGTCTGCCGTATAGCAACGATATGTCCATCGCCAAAGAACTCGCGATCGCATCGGAACCGAAGTTGCACCGGGGCTGGACGATGGACCAACTGAACGCGGACGTTGTCCAATACCAACATGACTATAAGTCGATGAAGAACGTCATGCCCCTGATGCGTGGACAAGAGGTCATCGAATATCCAGTCGATCAGTCACAGTTAACCAAACGGTATACGGAAGAGGCGGTTCAATTCATTCACCAGAATCGAGATCACCCATTCTTTCTGTATCTACCGCACAGCATGCCGCACAATCCAATTCACGTTTCTGAAGCATTTGACGGCGTCAGCGGAAGCGGTCGCTACTGCGATTCAATCGAAGAGATTGACTGGAGCGTCGGTGAGATCCGAAAGGCTGTAAGCAAGGCCGGACTCGACCAGCACACCTTCATCGTGTACTGCTCAGACAACGGACCAGCGAATCGTCGCAAAAGCCTCCGGGGATCGTCCGCTGGTCCGTTGCGTGGCTTTAAGTTTGACACGTTCGAGGGAGGACAAAGGGTTCCGGCGGTCCTATGGGCACCCAGCGTCATCCCACCGGGCTCAGTCAGCAACGAGATACTTTCAACGCTAGACCTGCTACCAACGATCGCGCACTACGTCGATGTTGCCATGCCCCGGGATCGTGTCTTCGATGGTTACGACATTTCCGATGTACTCGAAGGAAAATCGAAGAAATCACCCCGCCACGAAATGTACTTTTACAAAGCCAACTCGGAAATGATTGATGGTATTCGTGCGGGAGATTGGAAGTACTTAAAAGAGGGTGACCGACGACCGCTCAAACCTACCGCCGACCAGTCAGCGAACCAGCCCACAAGAACGAAAGAACCGATGCTGTTTCACCTGAACCAAGACCTGGGTGAGCGAACCAATCTCCATCGCAAGTACCCGGAAAAGGTCGAAGAGCTGAAACGCAAAATGAAAGCGTTCGACGCAACAATCCAATGA
- a CDS encoding sigma-70 family RNA polymerase sigma factor, translating to MSELPGNRSSENRYAETPDADVAQEEAFMKLFLQSERRILGFILALVPHLADAEDLVQETCMIMWNKFDQFEKGTDFVAWGISIARYRVLNYRRSTGTRRVYFSENLMRQIDDAAVGLSVQGDERLSALQSCLGRLREKDRELIRLRYFAENSTKQTAREVGRSADSVYKSLNRIHDALLLCMRHAVKMESFPTKSLRAEG from the coding sequence GTGTCTGAATTGCCTGGAAACCGATCTTCCGAAAATCGATACGCGGAAACCCCCGATGCCGACGTAGCACAAGAAGAGGCCTTTATGAAGCTGTTCCTGCAATCGGAGCGGCGAATTTTGGGCTTCATTCTGGCGCTCGTTCCGCATCTTGCGGATGCGGAAGACCTAGTGCAAGAAACATGCATGATCATGTGGAACAAGTTTGATCAGTTTGAAAAAGGGACTGACTTTGTCGCGTGGGGGATTTCGATTGCCCGCTATCGTGTTCTTAATTACCGACGGTCCACTGGGACGCGGCGTGTCTATTTTAGTGAGAATCTGATGCGTCAAATCGACGATGCCGCAGTTGGCTTGTCTGTTCAGGGCGACGAGAGGTTATCGGCTTTGCAATCGTGTTTGGGACGTCTTCGCGAAAAGGATCGTGAGCTAATTCGGTTGCGTTACTTCGCGGAAAACTCAACGAAACAAACCGCACGTGAAGTCGGCCGTAGCGCCGATTCGGTCTATAAATCTCTCAACCGAATCCACGACGCGTTGCTGTTGTGTATGCGTCATGCGGTCAAGATGGAATCGTTCCCGACAAAATCGTTGCGGGCGGAGGGCTAA
- a CDS encoding DUF1592 domain-containing protein has product MRPSLRHFIRCLFSQRSSMLGQVLSRLAVFALVLVGSNPVASAAGRIDEGVADFLDMNCIGCHDSGSHEGDLDLETLVMELDDPDNFHFWERVFDRVREGEMPPDETLDDDEVSPFLASLHDTLKTADSTRIAAQGRVPARRLTRAQYARNVSGLLAIDMPFDDLLPADSLSDGFDTVSKGQQISAHTMSAYLNAADAALDAAFERSNRESTPDAVRFDWKKLRRDERRTNRMAEGRPEHQDIVSWSTRQNFYGKLTATTVPAAGRYRIRLSVQAVHPPSNGRVWCSVQTGVISGKASTMYWVGSFEATTQEREYEFEAWIRDGHMLRVFPNDRGLRQVPVKMLSKPAGTVEPLGFPGVAIKWIEMQQIFPDRAETRRALFGDLQIRRLSTDDTLATEDEATQLGLGELFEVVSKNPEGDLQGLVHSFAQRAFRRPVTRQELGAYLNFARKRYQSSGSMAEALRAAYRTILCSPRFLYFEESPDRLDEYALASRLSHFLWGVGPDEQLLQLAGAGRLSDPGVLRRQTDRLLNDERSSTFVKEFADQWLMLYEIDSTTPDSQLYPEYDDVLHHTLKQETHAFVKELVQRDLPARNIIDSDFTFLNSRLARHYGIEWPGGIGLRRVELGSSSRRGGIITHASVLKVTANGTTTSPIVRGVWMLERIMGQHVPPPPANVSAVEPDIRGATSIREQLEKHKDLDSCAACHVKMDPPGFALENYDVIGGWRDHYRAVGDTSRKKWSNGVPVDASHQFVTGESFRDVEGMKEILGKHPEQIARSLAMHLTAYSTGAAPTFADREKLDGIVAATKSSDYGVRSIIQELIQSPIFQNK; this is encoded by the coding sequence ATGAGACCCTCTTTGCGTCATTTTATCCGATGTCTGTTCAGCCAGCGTTCATCCATGCTAGGTCAAGTGTTAAGTCGCTTGGCTGTCTTTGCGCTGGTGCTAGTTGGATCCAATCCGGTTGCCTCCGCGGCGGGACGTATAGACGAAGGCGTTGCGGATTTTCTGGACATGAACTGCATCGGTTGTCACGACTCCGGTTCGCACGAAGGCGATTTGGACTTGGAGACGCTGGTGATGGAACTGGACGATCCCGACAATTTTCATTTTTGGGAACGAGTTTTCGATCGCGTACGTGAAGGCGAAATGCCGCCGGATGAAACCCTTGACGATGACGAGGTGTCGCCGTTTTTGGCCAGTCTTCACGATACGTTGAAGACCGCCGATTCGACACGCATTGCCGCCCAGGGGCGAGTTCCGGCAAGGCGTCTGACCCGGGCCCAATACGCACGGAACGTCAGCGGATTGTTGGCGATCGATATGCCTTTTGACGACTTGTTGCCCGCCGATTCGCTCAGTGATGGTTTTGATACTGTGTCGAAGGGACAACAGATTTCGGCGCACACGATGTCCGCCTATTTGAATGCGGCTGATGCAGCTTTGGATGCAGCGTTCGAACGCAGCAACCGAGAATCGACGCCGGATGCGGTTCGATTTGATTGGAAAAAACTTCGCCGTGATGAAAGAAGGACCAACCGGATGGCGGAGGGAAGGCCGGAACACCAAGACATCGTGTCATGGTCGACGAGGCAAAACTTCTACGGGAAGTTGACAGCGACCACCGTTCCGGCAGCGGGACGCTATCGAATTCGGTTGAGTGTGCAAGCGGTGCATCCGCCGTCCAACGGTCGCGTCTGGTGCAGCGTTCAGACGGGAGTTATCAGCGGGAAGGCATCAACGATGTACTGGGTTGGCAGCTTCGAGGCGACAACGCAAGAACGGGAATACGAGTTCGAAGCGTGGATTCGTGACGGTCATATGTTGCGAGTCTTTCCCAACGACCGCGGGCTCCGCCAAGTGCCCGTGAAGATGCTTAGCAAGCCAGCGGGCACCGTCGAACCACTCGGGTTTCCTGGCGTCGCGATCAAGTGGATCGAGATGCAGCAAATTTTTCCGGACCGTGCCGAAACTCGGCGAGCGTTGTTCGGGGACTTGCAAATTCGACGACTTTCGACAGACGACACGCTGGCAACGGAGGATGAAGCAACGCAACTAGGATTGGGGGAATTGTTCGAGGTGGTGTCGAAGAACCCCGAAGGCGACTTGCAAGGCCTGGTCCATTCGTTCGCTCAGCGCGCGTTTCGTCGTCCAGTCACACGTCAGGAACTGGGGGCCTACTTAAACTTCGCACGCAAGCGGTATCAATCGAGTGGTTCGATGGCTGAAGCACTGCGTGCCGCTTACCGAACGATTCTGTGTTCACCCCGCTTCCTGTATTTCGAGGAGTCTCCCGATCGGCTAGACGAGTACGCGTTGGCAAGTCGGTTGAGCCACTTCTTATGGGGTGTCGGTCCAGATGAACAACTTTTGCAATTGGCCGGTGCCGGGCGTCTAAGTGATCCTGGTGTTTTGCGACGTCAAACGGATCGTTTGCTCAATGACGAGCGATCATCCACGTTTGTCAAAGAGTTTGCTGACCAATGGTTGATGCTGTACGAAATTGACAGTACGACACCCGATAGCCAACTCTATCCAGAATACGACGACGTGCTGCACCACACGTTGAAGCAAGAAACACATGCGTTCGTGAAGGAGTTAGTGCAGCGAGATCTGCCTGCTCGAAATATTATCGATTCCGATTTCACGTTCCTGAATAGCCGATTGGCTCGCCATTACGGTATCGAGTGGCCGGGCGGGATTGGACTGAGACGGGTGGAGCTGGGGTCGTCGAGTCGGCGTGGTGGCATCATCACGCATGCAAGTGTGTTGAAGGTGACTGCGAACGGAACGACAACCTCACCGATCGTTCGCGGTGTTTGGATGCTCGAAAGAATAATGGGACAGCATGTGCCACCTCCGCCTGCAAATGTGTCGGCGGTTGAGCCTGATATTCGTGGTGCGACTTCCATCCGTGAACAGTTAGAAAAGCATAAGGATCTCGATAGCTGCGCCGCTTGCCACGTGAAAATGGATCCTCCCGGTTTTGCTTTGGAAAACTATGACGTGATCGGCGGTTGGCGTGATCACTATCGAGCGGTCGGGGACACTTCCAGAAAGAAATGGAGCAATGGCGTTCCTGTCGATGCGAGTCATCAGTTTGTAACCGGCGAGTCGTTCCGGGATGTCGAGGGCATGAAGGAGATCCTGGGCAAACATCCCGAGCAAATAGCTCGAAGTCTCGCAATGCATTTGACCGCCTATTCAACCGGGGCGGCACCCACGTTTGCCGATCGCGAAAAGCTCGACGGGATCGTTGCCGCAACCAAGTCATCGGATTACGGCGTGCGTTCGATCATTCAAGAACTTATTCAGAGTCCGATATTCCAAAATAAGTAG
- a CDS encoding DUF1552 domain-containing protein: MKHFTTNRSLSRRTLLRGSAGVSIALPWLSSMVPAFGNKVSAATTSPRRFVGISNALGFHGPNLFPEKSGRDYETTRYLKPIEDLRDQFTVISGASHPDVGGGHKAEPCILSAAPYSGSNFRNTISLDQVMAQELGGETRHPSLVLSSNGTTGTSYTANGSMIPPENSPQRLFAQLFTDGSPESRRAQKQRIREGRSIMDIVSEEAKAMQRRLGPGDRDKLDAYFTSVRDLERRLVVNQGWATRPKPKVGVDAPDPVRDNSDTIAKQTAMHDVIFLALQTDSTRFITMHTSGNGGRVPLEGVEQGYHQLSHHGRDEKKIAQLAIIEEAQMRSWGELVRRLHETQDGEGTLLDQTMLLLTSNLGNASAHDTKNMPVIVAGGGFQHGQHLAFDRKNNYPLPNLYTSMLQRLDLEVDTFASATGTMRGLDFV; this comes from the coding sequence ATGAAACATTTCACAACCAATCGTTCTCTTTCGCGTCGAACTTTACTTCGAGGCAGTGCTGGCGTATCCATTGCACTTCCTTGGTTGAGTTCAATGGTTCCGGCCTTCGGTAATAAGGTGTCGGCAGCGACGACTTCTCCGCGCCGATTTGTGGGGATCAGCAACGCTTTGGGGTTCCACGGTCCGAACTTGTTCCCCGAAAAATCGGGGCGCGACTACGAGACGACACGCTACTTGAAACCGATTGAAGACCTGCGAGATCAATTCACCGTTATCTCCGGTGCTTCGCATCCTGATGTCGGTGGCGGTCATAAGGCGGAACCATGCATCTTGTCGGCGGCCCCCTACAGCGGATCGAACTTTCGTAACACGATATCGCTGGACCAAGTCATGGCCCAAGAACTGGGCGGCGAAACTCGCCATCCCTCATTGGTGCTTAGTTCCAATGGAACGACAGGCACTTCGTACACGGCGAATGGGTCAATGATTCCGCCGGAAAATTCTCCTCAGCGGCTGTTCGCTCAGTTGTTCACCGACGGCAGTCCGGAATCTCGCCGTGCCCAAAAGCAGCGAATTCGCGAGGGCCGTAGCATCATGGATATCGTCAGTGAAGAAGCCAAGGCAATGCAGCGTCGGCTTGGTCCCGGGGACCGTGATAAATTGGATGCGTACTTCACTAGCGTACGTGATCTCGAGCGTCGTTTGGTTGTGAACCAGGGGTGGGCGACCCGGCCGAAACCGAAGGTCGGTGTGGATGCTCCTGATCCGGTTCGCGACAATTCGGACACCATCGCTAAGCAGACGGCGATGCACGACGTGATCTTTTTGGCTCTCCAGACGGATAGCACGCGATTCATCACGATGCATACCAGTGGCAACGGTGGTCGTGTGCCGCTTGAGGGCGTTGAACAGGGCTATCATCAACTCAGCCATCATGGACGCGATGAAAAGAAAATCGCGCAGCTCGCGATCATCGAAGAGGCGCAAATGCGATCTTGGGGTGAACTCGTTCGACGACTTCACGAAACCCAGGATGGGGAGGGCACATTGCTCGACCAAACCATGTTGTTGCTGACATCCAACCTCGGCAACGCTTCGGCGCACGACACCAAGAACATGCCCGTCATCGTTGCCGGCGGTGGTTTCCAACACGGTCAGCACCTTGCTTTTGACCGCAAAAACAATTACCCGCTACCTAATCTCTATACATCGATGCTGCAGCGGTTGGACCTGGAAGTCGACACATTCGCCAGCGCGACTGGAACGATGCGGGGCCTTGATTTTGTCTGA
- a CDS encoding sulfatase family protein, whose product MKQRMTLSLFCLIAALLSSAVSPPGEATAADAKPNIVFILADDLGLGDVSFYNRKILNKEPYVETPNIDALAEQGLWFTDGHSATALCAPTRYAVMSGNNNYRSYAPPGVWSTFAPSAFKEGEVTLGTVVRDAGYQTGFIGKWHMGGDFYIPGTQKIYRGAKSGNLIGKVDVSRWIGGGPKYCGFDYDFTTPCGIQGPMYLAYENQAWYPLGKDSKLIFFNEETAKHPKDVSDKGPGPGDSNWDTREMGKLLSAKAVNFIQDSSQKEKPFFLYYCSPMVHLPHCPTDEFDGRKIKGSTPTDHLDMTADLDMQVKRIVDALKATGQFENTLIVFSSDNGGLGDKKATQAIGYRPGVEWNGTKNSPLEGGHRVPTFAVWPGHIQPGVTDELAVNQDMVATFAALVGTEIPKGQAQDSNNLLPLLTGKSDFRQREYLINQAGSKQELMLRKMPWKIIIQSTFKRTKYEPLALYNLQDDPGEKNNLIKNPEFKGTVDRMFKEYMDIINSGRPTVPGR is encoded by the coding sequence ATGAAACAACGAATGACTCTCAGCCTATTTTGCCTGATCGCCGCTCTACTATCCAGCGCCGTCTCGCCGCCCGGCGAAGCGACCGCTGCCGATGCGAAACCGAATATCGTATTCATCTTGGCTGACGATCTTGGCTTGGGCGATGTTAGCTTTTACAACCGCAAGATTCTGAACAAGGAACCGTACGTCGAAACGCCCAATATTGACGCGTTGGCTGAACAGGGTTTGTGGTTCACCGACGGTCATTCCGCGACCGCTTTGTGTGCCCCCACCCGTTATGCCGTGATGAGCGGGAACAACAACTATCGCTCTTATGCTCCCCCGGGAGTCTGGAGCACGTTCGCTCCATCAGCATTCAAAGAGGGCGAAGTCACGCTGGGTACCGTCGTCCGTGATGCCGGTTATCAGACTGGCTTCATCGGCAAGTGGCACATGGGCGGCGACTTCTATATTCCCGGTACACAAAAGATCTACCGCGGTGCCAAGTCAGGCAACCTGATCGGCAAGGTCGACGTATCCCGCTGGATCGGCGGCGGCCCGAAGTACTGCGGGTTCGACTACGACTTCACGACTCCGTGCGGTATTCAGGGCCCGATGTATTTGGCGTACGAGAACCAAGCTTGGTATCCGCTGGGTAAGGACTCCAAGCTAATCTTCTTCAACGAAGAGACCGCCAAGCACCCTAAGGACGTTTCCGACAAGGGTCCCGGACCAGGGGATTCCAATTGGGACACGCGGGAGATGGGCAAGCTTCTCTCGGCCAAGGCGGTCAACTTCATTCAGGACAGCTCGCAAAAAGAGAAACCGTTCTTCCTGTACTACTGCAGCCCGATGGTCCACTTGCCGCACTGTCCGACCGACGAGTTCGACGGAAGAAAGATCAAGGGCAGCACGCCAACGGACCATCTCGACATGACGGCCGATTTGGACATGCAAGTCAAACGTATCGTTGATGCATTAAAGGCAACCGGTCAATTTGAAAACACCCTGATTGTATTCTCCTCCGATAACGGGGGCCTGGGCGATAAGAAAGCGACCCAAGCGATCGGATACCGACCGGGTGTCGAGTGGAATGGTACGAAAAACTCTCCGCTAGAGGGCGGCCACCGCGTTCCCACCTTTGCTGTTTGGCCCGGCCATATCCAGCCCGGCGTCACCGACGAACTTGCGGTCAACCAAGACATGGTTGCCACGTTTGCCGCACTGGTCGGGACTGAAATCCCGAAAGGCCAGGCCCAGGACTCCAACAATCTTCTGCCTTTGCTAACCGGGAAATCCGATTTTCGTCAGCGAGAGTATCTCATCAACCAAGCCGGTTCGAAACAAGAATTGATGCTTCGAAAGATGCCGTGGAAGATCATCATTCAAAGCACGTTCAAACGAACCAAGTATGAACCACTGGCCTTGTACAACTTGCAAGACGACCCAGGCGAGAAAAATAACCTGATCAAAAACCCCGAGTTCAAAGGCACCGTCGACCGCATGTTCAAGGAATACATGGACATCATCAATTCAGGTCGCCCCACCGTTCCAGGGCGTTAG
- a CDS encoding sulfatase family protein, with amino-acid sequence MASSKQLKYQVATWMMPAGGMILIGFLIAFGDASSNSALADDGSAGPDSVHSVPADLGERPNVLLIVTDEHNFRTLGCYRQTMSREQAEMWGIGAVVTTPHLDALAKEGVLCTRAYATSPVCSPCRAAMFTGRYPHATGVPANDMVLDRSIPTLADRLGDAGYRTGYIGKWHLGGTGKPEWSPKVDGGFQFKKFMFNRGHWKKFDIKNGVPHVAAMKNGEPTYSVSGADQETFATDWLTNRAIDFISEKESTKPFFAVVSYPDPHGPNSVRAPYDHMYDDLPFSPPRTYGQNIETPKWLAAKNHPVFRGEDMSKYFGMVKCLDDNIGRLIASLKEFGQLDNTLIIMTSDHGDLCYEHDRQNKGNPYEGSARVPLILRHPGNIASGQYYTQPIGSVDVTPTVMGLLGLVGDPADHGRDLSADLVGHSQPEANKQSDSVTFLRIGGAKARWIAAVDSRYKLVISINDEPWLFDARQDPDELRNLYGQPGTEEVSHRLTKELHRYGQQTGDPHLQNKKIAASLEHCLSTKEPQ; translated from the coding sequence ATGGCATCAAGCAAGCAGTTGAAGTATCAAGTAGCAACTTGGATGATGCCGGCAGGTGGCATGATCCTGATCGGCTTTTTGATCGCGTTTGGCGACGCATCAAGCAATTCGGCGTTGGCGGACGATGGTAGTGCTGGCCCCGATTCGGTCCACTCCGTGCCCGCAGATCTCGGCGAGCGGCCCAACGTGTTGTTGATCGTGACGGACGAGCACAATTTCCGCACGCTGGGTTGTTATCGTCAGACGATGTCTCGCGAACAGGCTGAGATGTGGGGGATCGGCGCGGTGGTGACGACACCGCATCTAGACGCTCTGGCGAAAGAAGGTGTGCTCTGCACGCGAGCCTACGCAACGTCCCCGGTTTGTTCACCTTGTCGAGCGGCGATGTTCACCGGGCGTTACCCACATGCCACAGGCGTTCCAGCCAACGACATGGTGCTAGATCGTTCCATTCCAACGCTAGCGGATCGCCTCGGTGACGCCGGCTATCGCACCGGCTACATCGGCAAATGGCACCTCGGCGGCACCGGAAAACCGGAGTGGTCACCCAAAGTCGATGGAGGGTTTCAGTTCAAAAAGTTCATGTTCAATCGAGGGCACTGGAAGAAATTCGACATAAAAAATGGCGTCCCTCACGTCGCCGCGATGAAGAATGGCGAACCGACCTATAGCGTCAGCGGCGCCGATCAGGAAACGTTTGCCACAGACTGGTTGACCAATCGTGCGATCGATTTCATTAGCGAAAAAGAGTCGACCAAGCCGTTCTTTGCGGTGGTGAGCTACCCCGATCCCCACGGCCCCAACTCAGTGCGTGCACCCTACGATCACATGTACGACGACCTGCCGTTTTCGCCACCACGAACGTACGGCCAAAACATCGAAACTCCGAAATGGCTCGCCGCTAAGAACCATCCAGTGTTTCGTGGCGAAGACATGTCCAAGTACTTCGGAATGGTCAAGTGTCTGGACGACAACATCGGTCGCTTGATTGCGAGCTTGAAAGAGTTCGGACAACTCGACAACACACTGATCATCATGACCAGCGATCACGGCGATTTGTGCTACGAGCACGATCGACAAAACAAAGGAAATCCTTACGAAGGTTCCGCACGGGTGCCTTTGATCTTGCGCCACCCTGGAAATATCGCCAGCGGCCAGTACTACACCCAGCCCATCGGTAGTGTCGACGTGACGCCAACCGTGATGGGACTGCTGGGACTGGTCGGCGACCCGGCGGACCACGGTCGAGACCTATCCGCCGATCTGGTTGGTCATTCCCAACCGGAGGCCAATAAACAATCCGATTCCGTCACATTCCTGCGAATCGGGGGGGCGAAAGCCCGATGGATCGCGGCAGTCGATTCGCGATACAAGTTAGTGATCTCCATTAACGACGAGCCCTGGTTGTTCGACGCGAGACAGGATCCCGACGAACTGCGGAACCTGTACGGCCAACCGGGTACGGAAGAGGTATCTCACAGGTTAACAAAGGAACTGCACCGGTACGGCCAACAAACCGGCGATCCGCACTTGCAAAACAAAAAGATCGCTGCGTCACTCGAACACTGCTTATCAACCAAGGAACCCCAATGA